The Faecalibaculum rodentium genome segment GGCCCGGGTCGACGAACTTCGCCAGGAATACCCGGACAAGACCTTCACCGTGCCCCCCATGCGCTGCTGCACCGACAATGCGGCGATGATTGCCGTGGCAGGAGAAATTGCGGCAGAACAGGGGCGTGTGGCCGATGCCCGGCTCACGGCGGATCCCGGGTGGGAAATCTGCTGAGGAAAGACCCGGCAAGGGTATTCAAAGGCCGGTGGCTCACGGTATCATGAACAGTACGAGACCAGGAGGACAGGGTATGGATGAATGCAGGCAGACTGCGGCGCCTCTGGACGCATCGCAGATACAGGCGGTCATTTTCGATATGGACGGCCTGATGTTCGACACCGAATCAATGTTTCTCAAAGTGCTGCCGGAAATCGGCATTGCCAATGGATTTGACCTGCCGCCGGCTGCGGCCCGAGCCATGATGGGCTGCGACAGCCGGAAAGCGGTGGAGCTGGAGGACCGGTATCCGGGGCTGGATCAGTGCCTGAACGGGGAGTATACGCCCAACCGGCTGAAGTATTTTTTCGAAATGTTCCCCGCACCGGGATCGGCGGACAAGCCGGGATTAGGGGAACTGACGGCATGGCTGGAAGAAGCGAAGATCCCCTATGCGGTGGCCAGCAGCAGCACGCGCAATGACATCATGGCCTTTCTCGGCCATGCGTCCAGGACCCTGCACCCTGCGGCGGTGCTGTCGGGCAAGGAAGGCTTCAAATCCAAGCCGGACCCGGACATCTTCCTGGCGGCGGCCATGGAACTGGGCTGCGATCCTGCCCATGCCCTGGTGCTGGAAGATTCCGCCCATGGCGTGAAAGCCGCAAAGGACGGGGGCTTTCCCTGCATCTGGATCCCGGATGTGGTCCAGCCCGATGAAGAAATGAAGCAGAACATTCAGATGGAGCTGCCGGACCTGGCAGCGGTGAAGGACTGGCTGAAAGCAGCCCGTGACAACAGACAGGAAAAGGAAGGTAAGTAATGGCAGACAAAATCGTCGTGCTGGATTTCGGATCCCAGTACAATCAGCTGATCGCAAGACGGATTCGCGAATTCGGCGTTTACTCCGAACTGCATTCCAATGAAATGACACTGAAGGAAATCCAGGCCCTGGGGGATGTCAAAGGCATCGTGTTCTCCGGCGGCCCCAACAGCATTTACGAAGAAGACGCCCCGAAGTGCGATCCGGCGATCCTGGAAAGCGGAATCCCCATCCTGGGGATCTGCTACGGCATGCAGCTGATGCAGTATGTGCTGGGCGGCAAGGTGGAAAAAGCCGATTCCCGGGAATACGGCCGGACCGAAATCGATGTGGTGCACCCCACACAGCTGTTCGAGGGGCTCCCGGAACACCAGACTGTCTGGATGTCCCATGGCATCAAGGTCACGGACCTGGCGCCGGGCTTCGAACAGGTGGCCAAAAGCGACAACTGCCCCTATGCAGCGGCAGCCGATGTAAAAAAAGGCATGTACTGCCTGCAGTTCCACCCGGAAGTCCGTCACTCTGAATACGGAAACGACATCCTGAAGAACTTCGTCTTCAAAATCTGCCAGGCCGAAGCGAACTGGTCCATGAAGAACTTCATTGAAGTGGAGAAGGAAAAGATCCGGGAACAGGTGGGCGACGACAAAGTCCTTCTGGGTCTCTCCGGCGGTGTGGATTCCAGTGTCGTGGCGGCGCTGCTGCACGAAGCCATCGGGGATCAGCTCATCTGCATGTTCATTGACCACGGTCTGCTGCGCAAGGGCGAAGGGGAGTCCGTCATGGAAACCTTCGGGAAGAACATGAATGTGAACCTGGTGAAGATCGATGCAAAGGACCGCTTCCTGAAAAAGCTGGAAGGCGTCAGCGATCCGGAGAAGAAGCGCAAGATCCTCGGCAACGAATTTGTCTACACTTTCGACGAGGAAGTCAAGAAGCTGACGGAAGGGGAAGACATCAAGTGGCTGGCACAGGGAACCCTGTATACGGATGTGATCGAATCCGGCACCAAGACGGCGCAGACCATCAAGTCCCACCACAACGTCGGCGGTCTGCCCAAGGACATGCAGTTCAAGCTGATCGAGCCGCTGAACACGCTGTTCAAGGACGAAGTCCGTGCCCTGGGCACGGAACTTGGGCTGCCGGAGGAAATGGTATGGCGTCAGCCGTTCCCCGGACCGGGTCTGGGCATCCGGATCCTGGGCGATGTGACGGAAGACAAGATCAGAATCGTGCAGGACTCCGATGCGATCCTGCGGGAAGAAATCGCGAAGGCCGGCCTGGACCGGGACATCTGGCAGTACTTCACCGCGCTGACCAACATGCGCAGCGTGGGTGTCATGGGAGATGAGCGGACGTACGACTATGCCGTGGCCATCCGTGCAGTAACGTCCATTGACGGCATGACCGCCGACTGGGCCCGGATTCCCTGGGATGTGCTGGACAAAGTGGCCAACCGGATCGTTAATGAAGTGCCCCACGTGAACCGCGTGCTGTACGACATCACCTCCAAGCCTCCCGGAACCATCGAATTCGAATAGAAGCAGCCAAAAAGCCGGGCGGTTCCCGAGAACCGTCCGGCTTTTTGCGCTGCCTGTGGTGGAGCTGGTCACATGGAGGATCCGGTACTGTGAGAGCTGTGAACCGGACATCAGGCAGGAGGAAGTGTGCTGTTAAAATGGAGTCAGCAACACACGGGAAGGAGAATGACCTGAGATGAAAGGTGATATTCCACCGCGGACCATGCGGGAAATGCAGAGGTTTGCACGGGAAAGTGGAGTCTTCGGGGAAAAGAAATGGAGGCATTTCAGGAATGCGGGAAGCGGACTGGTTCTTTTCTTCGCTGACTGTTCTTCAGTCAGCGGATTTCGAAATGGCAGAGGATGACGATATTTACCGAATAGGTGTAATGGCTCAGTTCAGTGTGACTTTTGAGCTGGCATGGAAAGCGCTGCGTGCAGTCCTCCAGCTGTATGGCGTTGATGCAGATACTGAATCTTGCCGCAAGATGCTGGGGCTGAGGATTCCCGGCGAATCTGCAGCCGTTTTTTCATGCAGAAAAGGCCTCCGCAGCAGGCAGAGGCCGGCAGGAAACTGGAGTCAGCCTTGGACGTCCGTCACAGACTCGATCTCCGCATCCACGACGTTTTTCTTGCGCGGATCGATCCGCTGCTCCGGCAGCCGCCGGTAGACCCTGGTCAGATACCGCAGGTGCCGCATTGTGTCTTCATTCAGCTGCCCCGGCGTCAGGCGCCACTGCCAGCTGCCAAGCTCACCGGGCTTGTTCATCCGGCTCTCGCTGCCCAGACCCAGCAGGTCCTGTACCATGACGATCGTCGTATCCGACGGAGAAGCCAGAAGCGTCGACAGCATCTTCCAGTTCAGCTTCGAGTCATCCCAGGAATCCAGATATTCCCGGACATACTCCTTGTCCTCCCGCGAGAGACCATTGAACCAGCCGTAAATCGTGTCATTGTCATGCGTTCCCGCGTAACCCACACTGTTGACAGGATAGGAAAACGGCAGATACTCCTGGCCTTCGGTTGTATTCGTAAACAGACCGAATTCCAGCACCTTCATCCCCGGATATCCGACTTCCTCCAGCATCTTCTCCACCGAAGGTGTCAGGATCCCCAGATCCTCCGCAATGATGTTCTGCTGGCCGATGGCTTTCTTCATCTCCCGGAACAGATCCGCACCCGGACCCTTGCGCCACGTTCCATGCAGGGCATTCGGTGCATCCGTCTCCACCGTATAGAACGAATCGAAGCCCCGGAAATGGTCGATCCGCAGAATGTCATACAGATTTGCCATCCGCTGGATCCGCCGGATCCACCAGTGATAGCCGGTCTTTTTGTGGTACGCCCAGTCATAGACCGGGTTGCCCCACAGCTGGCCCTCGGCGCTGAAGGCATCAGGCGGGACCGCCGCCACCACCGTGGGATTGGACTGTTCGTCCATCAGAAACAGCTCCGGGTGACTCCAGGCATCCACAGAATCCATCGCCACATAAATCGGGATATCGCCCAGGATTTCCACATGATGGTCATTGGCGTACTGCTTCATGGCATTCCACTGCCGGAAAAACAGGAACTGGATCGCCTTGCACATATCCACTTCATTCCGGAAGCGTTCTGTCCATTCCGCGGTTTTCTTCCGGTCATAGACCTTGTACTCCTGAGGCCAGTCCCGCCACGCACTGCCGCCGTGCGCCTGCTTGATCGCCATGAACAGCGCATAGTCATCCAGCCAGTCGCGGTTGGCCATCAGAAACCGCTGATAGTCCGCAGGCGGGTTCTGCAGCAGGCGCCATGCTGCGGTCTTCAGAATGTTCATCCGTTTGCTTGCCAGAATCGGGAAATCCACCCGGTCGGGATAGGTATACCACTGCTCATGCTGGAATTCATGCCACTGCAGCAGGCCGTCAAACGCCAGCTGATCCAGATCGATCAGATAGGGGTTTCCCGCGAAGGTCGAATTCGAGGCATAGGGAGAATCCCCGTAGCCTGTGGGATTGATCGGCAGGATCTGCCAGATGCTCTGTCCATTCCGTTCCAGCAGATCGATGAAGTCCCGCGCCGGCTGACCCATGGACCCGATGCCATAGGGACCCGGCAGAGACGTTATGTGAAGCATTACGCCGCTTTTTCTCATGTCCGTCACTCATTTCTATTCTCTATGAAAGTATTGTAAGTTTCCCGCGGCGATTGAACAGCCTCAATGAACCAGGAATTGCAAAACGGACTACAGTGTCACAGACCGCCCCTGGAATCCGCAGATGCCGATGATGGGGGAAAGGGGCGAAAAGGAGAAGAAGGGAGACTTCGATGTCCGGGATTCCATTCGGTTTTCGGGGCAGAATCATCCATCCTGTCTGTCTGTGACAAGCCACCCGCCTTGCAGGATGACCGTTTCCCGCTATAATGGATATCACAGCAAGACAGATCCCCTGCGTCGCCGGATGCAGGACAAGGACGCCCGGGTTTCCGCCGCAGGCCATTGAAGGCAGGAACCTCAGGCGTCCTTTTTTCGGCCTGTGCCAACTGAACGCAATGGAAAGGAGACTTTCATGACACACTCTGCACGCATTCACGATCCCGCCCTGAGAAACGAATTCATCCGCTACACCTCCCTGAGCATCATCGGGATCCTGGGCGTTTCCTGCTATATACTCGCCGACACCTGGTTCATTGCCGCAGGCCTGGGCACCACCGGTCTTGCGGCCCTGAACCTGGCCATTCCCGTCTACAGCTTCCTGTGTGGCATCGGGATGATGCTCGGCATGGGCGGCTCCACCCAGTACACCCTGGCAGGAGCCAGGGACCAGACAGGAAAGAAAGACCGGATCTGGACAGACACCGTGATCCTGGGACTGGTCCTGTCCATTCCCTTTGTGCTTTTCGGAGCCTTCGGTCCCGATACCGCAGCGACGTGGCTCGGTGCCGATGCCCAGACCCTGGCAGACACCGCCATATACCTTCGCTGGCTCATGCTGTTTGCACCGGCCTTTCTGCTCAACTACATCCTTCAGGCTTTCATGCGCAACGACGGAAGCCCCCACCTCGCCACCTGGGCCCAGCTGGCCGGCAGCTTCCTGAACATCGTCCTGGACTGGTTTTTCATTTTTCCCTGCCACATGGGCATGTTCGGGGCCATTCTGGCCACAGTGCTTTCACCCGTTACCGGGATCCTGGTCATGCTCCCGCACTTTTGGTCAAAGAGAAACACCCTGCACTTCACAAAAGGCCTGCCAGACAGTCATGTCATGAGACAGGACATTTCCCTGGGCTTTCCTTCCTTCGTGACCCAGGTCTCTGCCGGCATTGTGATGATTGTCCTCAACACCATTTTCCTGAAACTGGCCGGTAATACCGGCGTGGCGGCCTATGGTGTGATTGCCAACGTCACGTGTGTCACCACCGCGGTCTTCAACGGCATTGCCCAGGGAATGCAGCCTTTGACCAGCGCCGCCTGTGCTGCTCATGATCCCGCCCGCCAGCGGCTGTGCCTGCGCTATGCCCTGGTGACGGCGATGATATTTGCGGCAGCCGTCTGCCTGGTCACCTGGGTCTGGCCCGGTCCCATTGCGGCGGTGTTCAACAGCGAACAGGACCCCATGCTCCAGGCCATTGCCGTTCAGGGACTGGAACTGTATTTTCTCTCCACGCCCTTTGCCGGCATCTGCATCATTCTCTCCACCTGGTTTGCCTCGGTCCACGCCCCGAAACCCGGCCAGGTGATGTCCATCGCCCGTGGATTTGTGCTGGTGATTCCCCTGGCCTATGGCATGGCTGCCCTGTTTTCCACCGCCGGCGCCTGGCTGTCCGTGCCTGTAGCTGAAGCACTTACCGCATTGCTGGGCTGGGTGCTGTACAGAAGATATCTTCGGTCAGCAGAAAGCGGGAATACCGGGATCTCCTGGCAGATGCCACAGAAAAACGGAAATCACTCCAGTGTGATTTGAAAACCGGAGAAACAGAAAGCCGCAAACCTGGTGAGGGGATGCGGCTTGATGATTCCGAATCAGTTTTTCATGCTGTTCTGCATTTCCTGCCAGTACTGTTCAAACAGCTGTTCAGAACTGGTAGCCTGCAGATATTCATTGGTGCGGTCCTGTTTGTCAAGCCAGGAATAAAGCTGATGAGCTCTGTTTCTTCCTTCTGTCCTGCCTTTCCTGATGCCCGCTGCTTCGCCCTTTCTGATGCCTGCTGCTTCGCCCTTTCTGATGCCTGCTGCTTCGCCGTGCTGGAATCCAGCCCGCAGAGCTGCATCCGCCTGTGCCTTGCTCAGACACGTATATGCCAGTTCCATGGTATATTCCTCCTTCGATTCAATCATCTTCAACAGTTCTTCGTCATCAATCTCCATGCCGCTCAGATATGCCAGTCCTTTGACTGTCCACACCGGATGATGGATTTCTCCTGTATTCACAGTATACTGCCTGCCCTCCCGTTTTGCCTTGAGCAGTCCGGCGAAATATCTCAGATCTGTGGTCATGTTCTCGATGACTTGATCAGGCAATCCCCCCAGATCCACCACCTGGATCCGGAAATCCTGGATGAATGATCCCTGTGTTGTGCCCGGGATCTTCAGCTTCTCCTTCAAAGAGACAGGAACCGTCCATGGCTTGTCACCGTAATACAGCACACCGCCAATGATGGGCACCGGCTTTTTCCCATCCCTTGCCCGGGTCAGATACTGATTGGCAATATGAGCCATGAGTCGTTCCACCATGATCGGATCTGGTATGGTCTGATTCTCCGTGCAGGTGATGGCCAGTTCCTCTTCTGTTGCCGGATCCACCACCAGCATTGCAGAGTCCTGTTCCAGAAAGGACAGGGTGCTGCCCATATCCCGGGGAATATGCACAGGATAATGCCGGAAGGAAGCAGGATGGATGTCCCACTTGCACCCTGTGATCAGCTCCATGGCTTCTTTGTGTTCTGCAGGATTCTCCACCAGATGCCGTTCCAGGATGTCTTTCTCTTTCCCCAAAACTTACCTCCTTGTCTATGCAGGCATTCTGATGGGTGCGTCAGGATGTCCATACTGGTTATATTCGCCAGATTCCCGAAATTTTGCGAAAATTCATCTGAAAAGATCGCTTTCAGTCATAAGTACGTAAGTTTTTCAGAAAGTTTCAAAATCTGAGATTTTTCAAAGGTCCAGCCAGTTATCCGGCACTCTGGATTCATCGGAACTTCCTTTCAAATCGGAACAGTTCAGACAGCCAGTCCATCTGTCCTTTCCTCCCTCTATCAGCCCGGAAGAAGCTTCCGGATCCGACTGTCACAGGAAAGGGGGTCAAAAGCCATGGCCGGTATCAGCGGGGAAGCGGGTTATCCCGGAACTCAGGAATCCGCTTATTTTTCCATGCCGGACATCAGTTATACACCTGGCGTTGCATCCCGCGCCTTTCTGTGCCTGCAGCGACCTATAATCCTGACAGCAGAGAGAGAATTCCCGAAACCCCTGCCAGGAGGCAGATTCATCATGAAACGAGTATATATATATTTCGCAGCCGGCCTCATGGCCCTGGCCCTGAGTGCCTGCTCCACACCGGTACCCGCACCCAGTGACAACGGCAATGCCGCAACGACAGACAAAACCACAGAAACCGCAAAACCGGCCACGGCTGCCGACTACGGACAGATCCTGGCAGATGCCTTCCGCGACAAAGACTACCAGATCACTGACAGAGACACCGATGCCGACGACTACGGATTCGATGCAGCCAACGACCTTGGACGACTGGAAATCAGCGTGGAAACCGGCGAGGCACAGGCAGACTACAACGAAGCCACGGCATCCTTCACCGGCGAGAATTTCTTCGAGGAACAGACCTGGAACAATGATCAGGGATATCAGATGACCAGCTATCTCAATGAAATGAACTCGATCTACAACATCGCGGCCATGGACACGAACAACAATGTATTCTATGAAATTGAAGACATTGCAGAAGCCGACAAAGACCAGGTGGTTTCTGTCATGAATTCCATCGGATTCTAGTACCCGCTTTCGGTAAACGAACAAATCCTCTGACAGTTTTTGATACTGCCAGGGGATTTTGAAATGCCGATGATGGCATAGTCGGTCAGTTGGGCAGATCTTTGAGAAAGCAGCGTCAGTTGAAGTGTAACTGTACAAGTGAATGTTAACTGGAATACGTTGAAGTTTGGATTGTATGGGAGCGTTCATTTTGGTTTACTTCAGGATAAACAGGGAACCAGGCAAATCCAGTTTCTTTGTTTCCTTCAAATGGCGAGAATTCCCCTGGGTATTAACTTTTCAGCATCCACTTCAACTGGAACATTAACTAAACCAGTTGAATTAAACTCCCGCGAGTTTATTTAACTGCACAAGTCTTCCTGAATTGATCCGCCGGCCTGACGCTTTTCCGGCAGCAGGCAGCAATGTCCGGATACAGTGGCTTCAGCCGAATCAGACAATAGTAAAAGGATACCCGCCTGCCATAAATCAGGTATCCTTTTTCAGTTTCAATATATATCTTCAGGGACTTTCACAATGAAAGAGTTCCGAACAGGCTTCAGCAGATGGAGAAGCTGTCCGGCAAAATACAGCGGATAGTTCACCAGCCAGTCCTGTTTTTTATACGGAAGCAGAGAAAAGCGGATACCTTCTTTCAGTTCATATTTCTCCACAAAGCTTTTCAGACTTTTCGACTGCATATTGGTTCCAGACTTCACCTCAATGGGCAGAATCTGGTTTCCTTCAGATGTGATAAAATCAACCTCGCCTTTGGAGCCTGAAGAGGACCAGTAATAAATGCCGGAAGTCTGTGCCAGAAGTTCCTGCAGGACAAACTGTTCACTCATGGCTCCTTTGAATTCTGTAAAGAAGATGCTTCCGTCCAGAATGGTTTCCGGCTGCAGTTTGGCCATGGCGCCCAGAAGACCGATATCCACAAAATACAGCTTGAAAGCCTTCCTGTCCTGATACGCTGAGAGTGGGATACCTGGCTTGTCAATCCGAAAAATCTGATGAAGGAGGCCAGTATCTGTCAGCCATTTGATGGGGACTTCATAGTCTTTGGATCGGGCACCTTTTTTCATATCTTTATAAACAAATTTTCTGTTTTCTTTGGCAAGCTGCTGCACAACAGAGTCCCAGACCTGATACACTTTTGGAATTTCAGAATCCGGAACATGTTTCGAAAAATCCTGACGATAGGACATCAGGAGATTCTCCTGTACCTGTCTGACTGCAGCAAGGTCATGTGTGTTCACAAACGTATTCACAGCCTCCGGCATTCCTCCGACATAATAGTAATATTTCAGCATATCCTGCAGACGCTGATCAAACACCTGAGCATCTTTTGTATTTCCATCCCTGAGCAGGGAAGCCAGTCCTTCCTGACTGTTGGCCATCAGGAATTCAGAAAATGACATTGGTTTTAGCTGCAGGACGTCCACTTTTCCCACAGGAAAGGACGACTGTCGGTGCAGACTGGTTCCGAGGTAAGATCCGGCTGCCATTACATGATATTCGGGCATTTTTTCCTGCATGTATTTCAGTGATGACAAGGCGGATGGGATTTCCTGAATTTCATCCAGGATCACAAGCGTGGATTCTGGCTGGATTTTCCTCCCGGCCTGGATTTCAATCAAATGAAATATCCTCTGTGGATCTGTAACGGATTCAAACATCGACTGATATTCCGGGGTTTTCTCCAGTTGCAGGTGAATGACATTCTTATAATTATGGCGGCCAAACTCGTCCATCAGCCAGGATTTTCCGCAGTGCCGGGGACCCAGAATCACCAAAGGCTTGTGACTCTGATTTTTCCACGTTTTCAGTTCCTGCATGGCAGTTCTATACATAGGAATACCCTCCTCTCTGGATAGACAATTCTATATGTGATGGTGAATCGTTTATCTAAACGACAACACTTTTACGGTCGATAAAATGTAAAATCCAACACTTTTCCGGGGGATAAAGTGTATAAATCCCACACTTTTCAAGGGGACTCCTTCAAAACCGCATATTTTGCCCTGTTTTTCTCACCTGACTGAAAGGACAAACCACCATGATTCTGCTTATTTCCGGCACCACTCACACAGGCAAAACCCTGCTTGCTCAGCAGCTCCTGGAAAAAACAGGCTGGCCCTATCTCTCCATGGATCACCTTAAAATGGGTCTGATCCGCAGCGGCATGACTGACCTCACCCCGCAGGACGACGACACACTGACAGACTTCCTCTGGCCCATTTTGCGTGAAATCATCAAGACCGCCATTGAGAACCGGCAGAACCTGATCCTGGAAGGCTGCTATGTGCCCTTTGACTGGCGCAAAGAGTTCACAGCAGACTACCTCCGTGACATCCACGATCTCTGGCTGGTCATGAGTTCCGACTACATCCGGACACATCTCAGGGACATTGAAGCCCATGGCTGTGACATAGAACATCGCCTGGAAAATCACATTGATTCCGACTCTCTGATCCAGGAAAACCGGAAAGTCCTGACAGGATGCAAAGAGAATGGCTGCACATATTATCTGATCGACCAGGCGTATCCCCTTGATCTCGCAAATCAGGTCCTGAATCAGATCAGGAAAGAAGAGAGGTGAAATCCTGTGCATTATATAACTTGATAGGCTACGAAGCTCAGTAAAGCTAAGCTGCAACCAGTTGTTTCTGGACGTCTTTAAAGTAGTCGATCATACCCTGCCGGGTCTGGTGAGCACCGCTGATTAGAGTTCTTCCCAGTGATGCAAAGATACTCTTTTTCTTCCATTTCCGACGACTCAGTTTCCACTCGAAGTCTGCTAATTCGTTCTCCAGAAACTGCAGTGCGATCCCGTGTGCAGTCCCCTGTACCTTGCTTCTGAAGTTGGAAATGATGTGATCCAGAGAGGACAGATGATCTGTATCCACTTCGAACTTTTGGGCATCCACCAGTTTGCCAGCTATATCCAGAGCCAGGTTGGACGAACTCCGGTCACAATGCACTACACAGTCACTGGGGACTTCTTCTTCCAGAAACTTCTTCAGTTCTGCCTTATTCTCGCTGTGAACGATTCTGAATTTGACAGCATCTGTGGCTTCGAATACTTCCTCATCACCATCCATGTCGTCCCAGACATAGTGTTTGATCACAGCTGCAGCCACATTGACTTTACCTTCTGCTCCCCATCCACGCTTTCCATGCTTCTTTCCGCCATAGGAAAAGACATCCAGTTCGATCGCATCGCAATCAACGGCTATGTGAGTTTCGTTGTCCTGCTTCTGAGCCTGTTTGATCTTGCGAAGCATGAGTTTTGTGGTGTGGTAGCTGACACCTGTCAGATCACTGATGTATTTGGCAGAAGTTCCCGTCTTGGAGATAACATAGGCGAACATCACGAGGATCCAGGAAAACAGAGGAGCCTTGGTGCTTTCCAGCGCTGTCCCGGCGGTGACAGATTCCTGATGACCACAGTGAGCGCACTGATAGACAGTTCTGAGAGAGCCGTTTTTTCGTACAACAGTCGTGTAGTGGGTATGACCGCACTTTGAGCACACAAAACCATCCTTCCACTTCAGATCAAAGAAGAAGCGTTCTGCGTCATGGGGGTCTGAATACTGGGTATGGATATCAGCAAAAGTCAGGTCTTTGAACAGCGATTTCTTGAACATAGGGTGCCTCTCTTCCTGATTCAAGTATCGCATTATTACTGGCGCTATTTATGTGTGATAAGCCATTAACTGAGCTTGGTAGTCTATCAAGTTATATAATCCGCGACATGAAACCCGAAGAGTATCCATTGCTTTCCGACTTTCTTTATGAAGCCATTTTCATTCCCGTAGGAATGCAGAAACCCAACCGGACTATCATCCACCAGCCGGAGCTGGCCCTGTATATCGAAGACTTCGGACAGGCCGATGATATCTGCCTGATTGCCGAGATTCAGGGAAAGGCAATCGGCGCCATCTGGTCCCGCATCATGAATGACTACGGACATGTGGGTGAGGATACTCCTTCTTTGGCCATCGCACTCTTCGAAGAATACAGAAATCAGGGCATTGGAACCGTGTTGATGAAGGCCATGCTGCAAAAGCTCAAGGAAGCCGGATACAGACAGGTTTCGCTGTCCGTCCAGAAAGCTAATTATGCGATGCACATGTATGAAAAAGCCGGGTTCAGGACAATGCGCGAGAACCCGGAGGAGTGTGTGATGGTGCGGGAGTTGTGAGGAGGGGGAGACTTCTATTTCTTTGCACCCCATCGGAAGATTGGGAAAAACGAACAGAGAAAAAGATAACGTTATTTGTTAAGGATCAAAAGATGGTGATATCACCTTTATGAAATGACCTGCCGCCATCTTTTATTTCGTAACT includes the following:
- a CDS encoding IS1595 family transposase is translated as MFKKSLFKDLTFADIHTQYSDPHDAERFFFDLKWKDGFVCSKCGHTHYTTVVRKNGSLRTVYQCAHCGHQESVTAGTALESTKAPLFSWILVMFAYVISKTGTSAKYISDLTGVSYHTTKLMLRKIKQAQKQDNETHIAVDCDAIELDVFSYGGKKHGKRGWGAEGKVNVAAAVIKHYVWDDMDGDEEVFEATDAVKFRIVHSENKAELKKFLEEEVPSDCVVHCDRSSSNLALDIAGKLVDAQKFEVDTDHLSSLDHIISNFRSKVQGTAHGIALQFLENELADFEWKLSRRKWKKKSIFASLGRTLISGAHQTRQGMIDYFKDVQKQLVAA
- a CDS encoding GNAT family N-acetyltransferase, with amino-acid sequence MKPEEYPLLSDFLYEAIFIPVGMQKPNRTIIHQPELALYIEDFGQADDICLIAEIQGKAIGAIWSRIMNDYGHVGEDTPSLAIALFEEYRNQGIGTVLMKAMLQKLKEAGYRQVSLSVQKANYAMHMYEKAGFRTMRENPEECVMVREL